The DNA sequence ACTTCAATGAGCTCAACATTGAGGCGCACTATAAGACCACGGGGCCTGAAATTTGGGAACAGACCAATGGTCAAATCACCCACTTGGTGGCCTGTAGTGGAACAGGGGGTACAATTTCGGGCATCTCCCGTTTTTTGAAAGAGCAGAACCCTGATGTAAAGGTATTGGGTGTTGATGCCTATGGCTCAGTGCTTCAGAAATATCACGAAACAGGTGAATTTGACCATAACGAGATTTATCCGTATAGAATCGAAGGTTTGGGCAAAAACCTGATTCCTTTGGCCACTGATTTCAACAGCATTGATCGCTACATTAAGGTTACCGATGCCGATAGTGCACATATGACGCGAAAATTGGCCCATACCGAGGGGCTTTTCTTAGGCTATACCAGTGGGGCGGCCATGCAGGCACTTGTACAGTTGAATACCGAAGGCGAGTTTGCAAAAGAAAGTATCGTTGTGGTGGTATTTCCTGACCATGGTTCGCGTTACATGAGCAAGGTGTACAGCAATGAGTGGATGGAAAACCAAGGTTTCTTGGATAGCAAGAATGAAAAAAAGGCACAGAAAATACAATTTATAAAATAACTGACTCAAATCTCTATATGTTGAGGCAACAGTGAAAGCTGTTGCCTTTTTTATGAACAGGGGTTGTTGGGTAATATGCTGGATTTGGTTTGCAGATGCAGGCCAAAATTACCTACTTTTGCAGTTAAATCAATTTTTGGTAGATGAAGGATTTATTTGATAGAATCATTGAAAATAAAGGTCCGTTGGGCAAATGGGCCTCTCAGGCAGAGGGGTATTTCGTGTTTCCAAAGTTGGAAGGACCCATATCAAATAGAATGAAATTTCAAGGCAAGGAGGTCATTACATGGAGTATCAATGACTACTTGGGCCTTGCCAATCTACCTGAAATTAAAAAAGTAGACTCAGAAGCGGCCTTAGAACACGGCGCCGCTTATCCGATGGGTGCCCGTATGATGAGCGGCCATACCGATTACCATGAGCAGTTGGAGCGTGAATTGGCAAAATTCGTCAAAAAAGAGGCTTCCTATCTTTTGAATTTTGGTTATCAGGGTTTTATGTCGGTTATAGACTCGCTGGTGACCAAAGCGGATATCATCGTATATGATGTGGATGCACATGCATGCATCATTGATGGGGTGCGACTGCATATGGGCAAGCGCTTTACTTTTAAACACAATGATGCCGAAAGTTTGGAAAAAAACCTGGAAAGGGCCACAAAATTGGCAGAACAGACCGGTGGCGGTATTTTGGTGATTTCTGAAGGTGTTTTTGGTATGCGCGGTGAGCAGGGTATCTTGAAAGAAATCGTGGCCCTAAAGAAAAAGTACAAGTTTCGGTTATTGGTCGATGATGCCCATGGCTTTGGCACTTTGGGCAAAACGGGAGCCGGTGCTGGTGAAGAGCAGGGCGTTCAAGACGATATAGATGTGTACTTGGCCACTTTTGCCAAATCTATGGCCGGTATTGGGGCTTTTGTTGCCGCAGATAAGGAAATCATCGACTATCTAAAATATAATATGCGTTCGCAAATGTTCGCAAAGTCACTTCCGATGGTTTTTGTAAAGGGCGCCTTGAAACGTTTGGAAATGCTTCGGACCAAGCCAGGGCTCAAAGCAAAATTGTGGGAAAATGTGAATGCGCTCCAGAACGGGCTCAAAGAACGTGGATTCGATATTGGTACTACCTCTAGCTGTGTGACCCCAGTTTATCTAAGCGGAAGTATTCCTGAGGCGATGGCCTTGGTAAAAGATCTTCGAGAAAATTACGGAATATTCTGTTCTATAGTGGTTTACCCTGTTATACCTAGAGGAATGATCCTACTCCGTTTGATACCTACTGCCACCCACACCATGGATGACATCAATGAAACTTTGGATGCTTTTTCAGCCATTCGGGAACGTTTGCACAATGGTACCTACAAGAGGCTTTCAGCTGCGGTGGCCGCTGCGATGGGTGAGTAAAAAGTCTTGTCTTCCCATTCACTTTTGCTCAAAGACTGTTTGCAAATTTTAAGGTTTGTAGCAAGTCTTCTTTTTCGTTGAGCTTTAACTTGTTCTGTTTTACATATGACTTAAGGGCTTCTCTATGGCCGTCATCAAAAAGCTGTATGATTTTTTTATTTGACGAATCAAGTTGTGTGGGCAGACCATCTTTTTTGGCAATTAAATATCCGGTCTTTTCGACAAACTTGTTTTTAGAGGCTGTATGAAATGATGTTTTTGCTTTTTCACCGATTTTAAAAACCTTGGTTTTCCGTTCAAATAGACTGTAATTGCTTCCCTCGTATAGCAAGAAAATATTCCCTTTTTTTGTTTCGCTTTTGCTGTCGATGAAATCTGAAAAGATTATTACTTGGTTCCCCATAACACATGAAATGCCATATCTTTTCAGTACGGCCTGACGCTGGTCCACTTCAGGAAGCGATATTTCGACTTCATCGTTATATGCGTTGTAACGCAATAAAACGGATTTCCCGATTTCCTCATTTTCATAACGTATTTTGCCTTTTTTGAATTCTTCATCGAAATAAGGTGACCCCTCAATATCTGAAAGACTTATTTTATCGTTATTGAGCTTCTTATCCATATTCTGGTAAAGAG is a window from the Muricauda sp. SCSIO 65647 genome containing:
- a CDS encoding PLP-dependent cysteine synthase family protein, producing the protein MENNIKAYNSILDLVGNTPLIKLNKIADSLTGNFYAKVEAFNPGHSSKDRIAVYIIEEAERKGILKPGSTVIETTSGNTGFSLAMACIVKGYDCILAVSSKSSKDKIDMLRSMGATVYVCPAHVSADDPRSYYQVAKRLHEETKDSIYINQYFNELNIEAHYKTTGPEIWEQTNGQITHLVACSGTGGTISGISRFLKEQNPDVKVLGVDAYGSVLQKYHETGEFDHNEIYPYRIEGLGKNLIPLATDFNSIDRYIKVTDADSAHMTRKLAHTEGLFLGYTSGAAMQALVQLNTEGEFAKESIVVVVFPDHGSRYMSKVYSNEWMENQGFLDSKNEKKAQKIQFIK
- a CDS encoding aminotransferase class I/II-fold pyridoxal phosphate-dependent enzyme, with the protein product MKDLFDRIIENKGPLGKWASQAEGYFVFPKLEGPISNRMKFQGKEVITWSINDYLGLANLPEIKKVDSEAALEHGAAYPMGARMMSGHTDYHEQLERELAKFVKKEASYLLNFGYQGFMSVIDSLVTKADIIVYDVDAHACIIDGVRLHMGKRFTFKHNDAESLEKNLERATKLAEQTGGGILVISEGVFGMRGEQGILKEIVALKKKYKFRLLVDDAHGFGTLGKTGAGAGEEQGVQDDIDVYLATFAKSMAGIGAFVAADKEIIDYLKYNMRSQMFAKSLPMVFVKGALKRLEMLRTKPGLKAKLWENVNALQNGLKERGFDIGTTSSCVTPVYLSGSIPEAMALVKDLRENYGIFCSIVVYPVIPRGMILLRLIPTATHTMDDINETLDAFSAIRERLHNGTYKRLSAAVAAAMGE